The segment aggctaGTTGAGTTAccacagggaggaagagaggctaGTTGTGCCTAGGCCTACAGAAGGGACTAGGGTTCGAGTGCATTGGTACAGGGTCCATGTCAGCAAATGTTGTATATTCAGACCTCTGGTGAGAACATGTTCTATAGCTTACATTCACAGAATCATTTCAACCTGGACGTTGACCACCACTCAGTATTCAAACAATATAGAAATCATAATAGTGGGGCTTACTTATTTCAACCTGTTCAGAACACAAAACCCAAATTACCAGAAGAGAGAAACAATAGGCAGTCACACAGTCCTGGACAAAGAGGGGGatgtgggagggagaggaggcatACTGTATGCTTTTACAGTAGAGCTGTATTGAGCAGGTGATACTGGAACTATCCTGAAGGGTGGACTGTAGGAGTGGTGTGGTGGAGAGATTCTGCTTTCCATAGGGAGAGCACCGAGCTAGTCTGTTCCAGACTGGCATAAaccctggagggagggagaggagggggggggtgcAGCAGCGCACACCCAGAGCCAGTGAACAGAATGTTTCATAACCAGTGGTGACTGGTGTGTCCATGTTCCAGAGTGTAGAAGAATATAATAGAGAAAGATCAGGAGCTGAGAGAACGCCCCCTGGTGTTGGTAGTGTTGATGTCACTATAGGAGGAGCTCTCTGTCCACTCACACCCAGTCCAACACTGGTCTGATCCTCACCCTTCTCCTCTTCCTTTCCTCTACTCCTCTGGGATTGACCtgacccctcttcctctactcctcttTCTATCACTTCTTGGCCATAGAGCCATGCACCCCCAGCGTCCTCTCCCCCAGGCCATGCCCTCCTCCCTCGGGCAGAACCTGCGTGACATGGCCATGGGCCTAGGCAGAGGGAAGAACTTACTGGGTGGGAACATCGCCTACGGCTTCATCCAGTCCCTCAAGGAGTGCCTCTACTTCGTACTCTGCTGCTGGTGCATCAAGGAGATACTGGACTGACTGACCGATGACTGAGACActacgagagggagagagaggtacgaGGGTGAGGTTCTCTTTCCTGCTTGTCTCTCTGGATgtgtttctctcttcctccttgtcACTCCTTTTCTCCTCTGTTTTTCTCTCACCAGCTATGATGTTATACGCAGCGTGTGAAGCGGTGTAAGTATCAGTCTCTTGTCATTACATACAGTAGATACTGTACATAGTTTGGCAAACATCTATTTTGGCATCAATCTTTTTTCTGACATAATTTCCTTTCAGCTACGGTATATGTTACCTATAAAATATTCCACCAAATATCTAGGACTGTAGTATGTTGTGGTTTACATGTTGTAGAATATGGCcctggtgtatgtgtgtggattTTCTTTTCTTAGTGCCCATGATGCAGTTCTATATTCCTGTCTGGAGGCTTGAGAAACTGATGTGCTGCCTAGTGTATCGGAGGACCTCTGTTATTCTCTGATCCTGagtcagtcagtctggagacCTGCAGTGCAGTGTGTGTGGCATCATATTAACACCAATCAGCTGATCATAGACCTGTGGAGAAACCAAACCTGTGAGGCAGTGGACATGGTTTTTGATGCTGCTTAGGTCacatttaattccaggttttatTCATTTCTGTACAATCTTAATATGCAAGGAATAAAAAGGATTGTAATATCTGATTTTTTTGTCTGTGCTATCAAAAGTCAGATTGTGTGTGTAAAattaaatataaataataaataaataaataaaagtatagCCTGTCTTCAGCATCTGCCAATGTCATCAGTGTTAGGTAGCACCACAATGTCGGAATGCATTGCGTATGGTATATTTTGCATATCCACTCTTATCACCTGCGTGTGTCAATCAATCTGAACGTGTGCGCATCGAGCGACACGAGAGAGCGATGTCATTGGTCGAGATGGCCAGTGaggggtgggacatcagagaatGCCCTCCCCGGGTTGGAAAAGAGAGCGTGCAAGTGTAAAAGCGTGAGCAAGTGTAAAAGCGACTCTTCCAAGTTCCAAAGTTGGATGGATCCAATTAATTTGACGGATAGAGATTGATACACAATTGCCATTAAGAAAAGCGACGCGTTTAGAGGTAAGTGGAATATGCATAGACTATGGTTAGAAAATGGGATGTTACTTTGTGTTCTTGTTACCATTTTGTCGTTAGATGTTACTGGTTCCTGGTTCTCGACAGGTTAAAGTACTTTTCTGGATTTTCGGTGGAAGGGATTAAAGTTTTCTATAGAAGTAGGTTAGCAGATTCTGATGTCTTTAATGGAATAGTATATGTTGTATAACTGATGTGGTAAAGTTTCAGTATCCTTTACTTCTATATTCTGTTGTCACCGATGGTTACAATGTTTCACTCGGTGATGATTTTTTCCTGGGTTCAGTGAAGATGCGGTGTACATTTCAGAGTACACACCACCTTTGTCAACACGGTGAGATGGGTTAACATATGCAAATTAGGTGTCAGGGAGTGATGATTAATTGCCAGGCATAGGTTGAACACTTACATTTGTTTAAACATTTTACAGCCTAGCATCGACTAGACAAGGCCAGCAGTGTAACGTTGTGACCATTTTTGGTCATTTTCTTTCgcggagagagataaagagatataATAATAGGCTATTGGCACACAGCAGACGGAAGAACCATTTGACAACtcaaaaatacatgtaatttcatattaaagagaatgagagaatctCGTTTCAAAGGACATCGTTCTCTATTACCCAGGCCTATTAAGCAAATATAAAGAGGAAAAAGTGTAGTTTGCAGTGGGCGCTTGCTTAGGCCAAGTCTACTACCGCTGGCGTCGAAGCGTTTGTTAATTTGTGAAGCTGATGGGTCAAGAGTGTGTGTGAGAAGTTCGCTACTCTGCTGAGAGCTCCGTGGCTGCCAAATTAATACACCACTTCAGAGGTTTTGTCTAGAATGGATACAGTTTTAGTCTaaattgacttttcgtagcaggtttagGAGTACTTATGCAGCAGGTTAGCTGAATGAaaatagcaggttaggagaattaggttaagattAGGAAAAGGTTTaggggttagctaaaatgcaaaaattGCAACTTTTGACTAAAATtggacaaaagctgtatcccatctagacatgacCCACTTCAGAGAGTACAGAAATGAGGGTCTCTTTCATTGACACCACATCTTTACCGATGTTTtttaaacaagcaagatttatttTAGATACTGAATTCTAGGCTACTTACTGTAGGTCTAGAGAACATTTCCTCTTTATAGTGacaattttagcatgtaaatcttggtggggcaaactaaaaaaaaataagatacatgccagcaaagccacaacacaacaaaacacaaaacaatacatgaattgcactataacggtgacaaactgtgctttcttttcagcaccatggagtgaatccttaccactgctacacctggctatcagcagagccttgtatggcagcaaaacagttcattcaacctcatttactgccttttaaaaaacagccgatatggctgacttgcttaaacaaatgtggtttctactgacataAGGGGacaatgagcggataagaggcaatccataatttcgagctaggatggacgtagtcaatataactatttgttcagcacttttgaaatgtacagcgacagaattcagaacatggggcgttcctacagtattctccctgtacaccaagtcagaaccgtaggataaataaagggggcatataagcagacaatgaaagctcttacaaaatTCGATGATAACATTCCTCTAAAACAGGCTAtgggctacatgtgcaccaccaagtcagaagaGAAGGCTAAACTATgaggggggaaagggaccaaattattagggtgaggcacatgggctactaacagcttactacacaacatattactttcttagctacagtatacatatctccctggcatattacataatttatgcagcagcatacaagacatttttggacttacCTTGTTGTGCTCAcgtgaacaggaaggtggtgcagCTGTCCTGCGTTGgcacattttgtcatcaaagtctgtcattctctggatttatggtgctttcaagacaactgggaactcggaaaacaATAAGGTCGAATCATgaagtcagtgatcttcaggtcggagctctagaaagaggcccgagttcccgacttgttTTTTCGGTtgaatgaccgttcaaaacatattttcccagtcggagctcgtttttaaaaatgatttcccagttgtcttgaactcactgaagtcttcgttttcccagttctgagtttccagttgttttgaacgcggcagaagtcatgctggctTGACAGCATGGctaatgtattcaacctttttatggcccatggtgttgaatgtttatccttttaagcttggaaaagagacccttacacccagacttggaccacacacgcACTCCACTGAAtaacaggctagtgattgctttgcaaatgcctgcagttagccactgattccttccaaacccctCATTGTTAAAtgtgcgatttccaacttgttgtgtaatgtttatgtccaatggccgatgagcaccgatacattttatctatcatttctct is part of the Coregonus clupeaformis isolate EN_2021a chromosome 28, ASM2061545v1, whole genome shotgun sequence genome and harbors:
- the LOC121542714 gene encoding lens epithelial cell protein LEP503-like; translation: MHPQRPLPQAMPSSLGQNLRDMAMGLGRGKNLLGGNIAYGFIQSLKECLYFVLCCWCIKEILD